In Oryza sativa Japonica Group chromosome 2, ASM3414082v1, the following are encoded in one genomic region:
- the LOC4328007 gene encoding RGS1-HXK1-interacting protein 1 codes for MTDGPSTTGDSPPPPPPESGGSISSMVASSAASAAAAAADFTRRGEAFGADMASAARAAMDTAIAHSQSTAIAAAEAASSAKADALAAFPSLTLNAKEEFEWLKKEYTVHEQVVFGKIKEGAIMAIEHPGIAAGSTAIAGIVLFKRPRSYLIQRVRRIFVSKETLLSGIQAGVNHMRQTVNLVSNESQKLLDRAATAEKRFQKGWNTLREEGRAIQSELNQISDIEKQAVGLKSILNQLPRAHASEFQSEISGLASQVKKEKRVLNNTLTKIANYGVPI; via the exons ATGACCGACGGGCCCTCGACCACCGgcgattcgccgccgccgccgccgccggagagcggcggctccatctcctccatggttgcctcctctgccgcctccgctgcggccgcggccgcggatTTCACTCGCCGTGGCGAGGCCTTCGGCGCCGATATGGCCTCCGCAGCTAGGGCTGCCATGGACACCGCCATCGCCCACTCTCAGTcaaccgccatcgccgccgcagaAGCTGCCTCCTCGGCCAAGGccgacgccctcgccgccttcccCAGCCTCACGCTCAACGCAAAG GAGGAGTTCGAATGGTTAAAGAAGGAGTACACGGTTCACGAGCAGGTGGTGTTCGGCAAGATCAAAG AGGGTGCCATCATGGCCATCGAGCATCCGGGAATTGCTGCAGGCTCCACAGCAATTGCTGGAATTGTGCTCTTCAAAA GGCCAAGGAGCTACCTGATCCAACGGGTGCGACGCATATTTGTAAGCAAGGAG ACCCTACTTTCTGGCATCCAAGCTGGCGTGAATCACATGAGACAAACTGTCAATCTTGTGTCCAATGAAAGCCAAAAGTTGCTG GATAGAGCAGCAACTGCTGAAAAAAGATTTCAGAAAGGATGGAACACACTCAG GGAAGAAGGGCGTGCCATTCAAAGTGAGCTGAACCAAATAAGTGATATTGAGAAGCAAGCAGTAG GTCTCAAGAGCATTCTCAATCAGCTTCCCAGAGCACATGCATCTGAGTTTCAATCAGAG ATATCTGGCCTAGCCTCTCAGGtgaagaaggagaagagagtACTTAACAACACCCTCACGAAGATTGCGAACTATGGTGTCCCTATCTGA
- the LOC4328008 gene encoding uncharacterized protein isoform X1 — MPREPAAMRVYTVCDESKYLIVRNVPSLGCGDDLANLFATYGPVDECTPMDAEDCDPYTDVFFIKFSQVSNARFAKRKLDESVFLGNRLQVSYAPQFESLLDTKEKLEVRRKEVLGRMKSSSGRPEGLSHHSPGQGSSAANSHRQMSSNKREYTKTLHASQFEDPRFTHVSSNKDYFPSESMNATVNLVREKLDKIQSSSDNSSAIVAPKKPRTDNRRRI; from the exons ATGCCGCGGGAGCCGGCCGCCATGCGCGTCTACACGGTCTGCGACGAGTCCAA GTACCTCATCGTGCGGAACGTCCCGTCTCTCGGCTGCGGCGATGACCTCGCCAATCTCTTCGCCACCTACGGCCCAGTAGACGA GTGCACGCCCATGGATGCCGAGGACTGTGACCCCTACACCGACGTTTTCTTCATCAAGTTCTCGCAGGTCAGCAATGCCAG GTTTGCAAAGAGGAAATTGGATGAGTCTGTATTTCTTGGCAACCGGCTGCAGGTGTCATACGCCCCTCAGTTTGAGAGTCTTCTGGACACTAAGGAGAAACTGGAAGTCAGGAGAAAGGAAGTTCTTGGCCGAATGAAAT CATCTTCTGGAAGACCTGAAGGGTTATCTCATCATTCTCCAGGTCAGGGATCATCTGCTGCAAACTCACACCGTCAGATGAGCTCTAATAAAAG GGAATACACAAAAACACTTCATGCTTCTCAATTTGAAGATCCTCGTTTCACTCATGTATCCTCTAATAAG GATTATTTTCCATCTGAGTCGATGAATGCAACAGTAAACCTAGTCAGGGAGAAGCTTGATAAG ATACAATCCAGCAGCGACAATTCCAGTGCTATAGTTGCACCCAAGAAACCAAGGACCGATAACCGTAGACGAATTTGA
- the LOC4328006 gene encoding putative nitric oxide synthase, whose translation MAAPPLLSLSQRLLFLSLSLPKPQLAPNPSSFSPTRAASTAPPPPEGAGPAAPSRGDRFLGTQLAAEAAARVLAPEDAERRRRRREKRKALARKPSAAACYGCGAPLQTADEAAPGYVHPATYDLKKRHHQLRTVLCGRCKLLSHGHMITAVGGHGGYPGGKQFVSADQLRDKLSYLRHEKALIIKLVDIVDFNGSFLARVRDFAGANPIILVITKVDLLPRDTDLNCIGDWVVEAVVKKKLNVLSVHLTSSKSLVGVTGVISEIQQEKKGRDVYILGSANVGKSAFISAMLRTMAYKDPVAAAAQKYKPIQSAVPGTTLGPIQIEAFLGGGKLYDTPGVHLHHRQAAVIHADDLPSLAPQSRLRARCFPANDTDVGLSGNSLFWGGLVRIDVVKALPRTRLTFYGPKKLKINMVPTTEADEFYEREVGVTLTPPAGKEKAEGWVGLQGVRELQIKYEESDRPACDIAISGLGWVAVEPLGVPSSNPDESAEEEDNESGELHLRVHVPKPVEIFVRPPLPVGKAASQWYRYQELTEEEEELRPKWHY comes from the exons atggcggcgcctCCTCTGCTGAGCCTGAGCCAGCGGctactcttcctctccctctccctccccaagCCACAGCTCGCCCCCAacccctcctctttctcccccacgcgcgccgcctccaccgccccgCCACCTCCGGAAGGGGCGGGCCCCGCCGCGCCATCCCGCGGGGACCGCTTCCTCGGCACCCAGCTCgcggccgaggccgccgcccgcgTCCTCGCTCCGGAGGACGCcgagaggcgccgccgccgccgggagaaGCGCAAGGCCCTCGCGCGgaagccctccgccgccgcctgctacGGCTGCGGCGCGCCGCTGCAGACGGCCGACGAGGCCGCGCCCGGCTACGTCCACCCCGCCACCTACGACCTG AAGAAGAGACACCATCAGCTGAGAACCGTGCTATGTGGGAGATGCAAGCTCTTGTCTCATGGCCACATGATCACTGCTGTTGGTGGCCATGGCGGCTATCCTGGAGGGAAGCAGTTCGTTTCCGCGGACCAACTCAGGGACAAGCTCTCCTACCTTCGTCATGAGAAAGCTTTGATTATCAAGCTG GTTGACATAGTTGACTTCAATGGGAGCTTCCTGGCGCGTGTGCGCGATTTTGCTGGTGCTAATCCTATTATACTAGTCATCACAAAG GTTGATCTCCTTCCTAGAGATACAGATTTGAATTGCATTGGCGACTGGGTTGTTGAGGCAGTTGTCAAGAAGAAGCTCAA CGTACTTAGTGTCCATTTGACAAGCTCAAAGTCACTCGTTGGCGTCACTGGGGTTATATCAGAGATTCAGCAGGAAAAGAAG GGCCGAGATGTATATATACTG GGTTCAGCAAATGTTGGGAAATCTGCATTTATAAGTGCTATGCTAA GGACGATGGCATATAAGGATCCAGTGGCAGCTGCAGCTCAAAAATACAAGCCGATACAATCTGCTGTTCCTGGAACGACCCTTGGTCCTATTCAAATTGAAGCATTTTTAGGAGGCGGG AAATTATATGATACACCTGGAGTCCATCTTCACCACCGGCAAGCAGCAGTTATCCATGCTGATGATCTGCCTTCTCTTGCACCACAAAGTCGTCTAAGGGCACGGTGTTTTCCT GCTAATGATACAGATGTTGGATTGAGTGGGAATTCATTATTCTGGGGTGGACTAGTCCGTATTGATGTTGTCAAG GCTCTTCCACGCACACGACTGACGTTCTATGGACCCAAGAAGCTAAAGATTAATATGGTCCCAACCACAGAAGCAGATGAATTTTATGAG AGAGAAGTTGGAGTTACATTGACTCCCCCAGCTGGCAAAGAGAAGGCTGAAGGATGGGTTGGTCTGCAGGGTGTTCGTGAGTTGCAGATAAAATACGAAGAGTCTGATAG ACCTGCTTGTGACATTGCAATTTCTGGTCTCGGGTGGGTTGCGGTTGAGCCACTTGGTGTGCCATCAAGCAACCCAGATGAGAGTGCTGAGGAAGAAGACAATGAGAGTGGTGAACTGCATTTGAGAGTACATGTTCCCAAGCCTGTTGAGATCTTTGTCCGACCTCCATTGCCTGTTGGTAAAGCAGCATCGCAATGGTACAGATACCAGGAGTTGaccgaggaagaagaggagttgAGACCTAAATGGCATTACTGA
- the LOC4328008 gene encoding uncharacterized protein isoform X2 — protein sequence MPREPAAMRVYTVCDESKYLIVRNVPSLGCGDDLANLFATYGPVDECTPMDAEDCDPYTDVFFIKFSQVSNARFAKRKLDESVFLGNRLQVSYAPQFESLLDTKEKLEVRRKEVLGRMKCQGSSAANSHRQMSSNKREYTKTLHASQFEDPRFTHVSSNKDYFPSESMNATVNLVREKLDKIQSSSDNSSAIVAPKKPRTDNRRRI from the exons ATGCCGCGGGAGCCGGCCGCCATGCGCGTCTACACGGTCTGCGACGAGTCCAA GTACCTCATCGTGCGGAACGTCCCGTCTCTCGGCTGCGGCGATGACCTCGCCAATCTCTTCGCCACCTACGGCCCAGTAGACGA GTGCACGCCCATGGATGCCGAGGACTGTGACCCCTACACCGACGTTTTCTTCATCAAGTTCTCGCAGGTCAGCAATGCCAG GTTTGCAAAGAGGAAATTGGATGAGTCTGTATTTCTTGGCAACCGGCTGCAGGTGTCATACGCCCCTCAGTTTGAGAGTCTTCTGGACACTAAGGAGAAACTGGAAGTCAGGAGAAAGGAAGTTCTTGGCCGAATGAAAT GTCAGGGATCATCTGCTGCAAACTCACACCGTCAGATGAGCTCTAATAAAAG GGAATACACAAAAACACTTCATGCTTCTCAATTTGAAGATCCTCGTTTCACTCATGTATCCTCTAATAAG GATTATTTTCCATCTGAGTCGATGAATGCAACAGTAAACCTAGTCAGGGAGAAGCTTGATAAG ATACAATCCAGCAGCGACAATTCCAGTGCTATAGTTGCACCCAAGAAACCAAGGACCGATAACCGTAGACGAATTTGA